In Phreatobacter stygius, a genomic segment contains:
- a CDS encoding benzoate-CoA ligase family protein encodes MSAGIIDAVPHDGPAAREIGFAVPERYNASAILFDNLAAGRGGRIAIHCPLGDVTYEGLAKDAALFGQGLLALGLKRGERVLMLLDDTPAYPAAFFGAIRAGLVPVMVNTLTPPELLRYYLDDSAARVAIVEPGFAGLMAGLAADGARLDRIIVVGDQADAEPAGAAQVTIASRWLAGFDGSLAAAATHRDDMAFWMYSSGSTGRPKGIVHLQHDMAYTAASYGRHVLALREDDICFSVPKIFFAYGLGNSLTFPFSVGAACVLLPGRPEPRAVLDCITRYRPSVFFGLPTLYTALVNAAEVERTDFSSLRLCVSAAEVLANETAAAWTAIAGRDIVEGLGSTEALHIYLSNLPGRRKPGAAGLRVPGYEVRLTDRDGRDAGAGEEGILWVRGGSSAPLYWNRPDKTAETFRDGWIWTGDRFTCDADGFFTFKGRADDLIKVSGQWVYPLEIELALADHPAVRECAVMAVELPDRRMTLHAFVVSSDGATDGSRTAELQAYVKQRLLPYKYPRRVDYLDELPKTGSGKIDRQALLSRPLGKAS; translated from the coding sequence ATGAGCGCCGGGATCATTGATGCCGTGCCGCATGACGGCCCGGCGGCGCGCGAAATCGGCTTTGCCGTGCCCGAGCGCTACAATGCCAGCGCCATCCTGTTCGACAATCTCGCCGCCGGGCGCGGCGGCCGGATCGCGATCCATTGCCCGCTCGGCGATGTGACCTATGAGGGATTGGCAAAAGACGCCGCGCTTTTCGGCCAGGGCCTGCTGGCGCTCGGTCTCAAGCGCGGCGAGCGGGTGCTGATGCTGCTCGACGATACGCCGGCCTATCCCGCCGCCTTTTTTGGCGCGATCCGGGCCGGCCTCGTGCCGGTGATGGTCAATACCCTGACGCCGCCGGAGCTCCTGCGTTATTACCTCGACGATTCCGCGGCGCGCGTGGCGATCGTCGAGCCGGGATTTGCCGGCCTCATGGCGGGCCTCGCGGCGGACGGGGCAAGGCTCGACCGCATCATCGTGGTTGGCGATCAAGCCGATGCCGAGCCTGCCGGCGCCGCGCAGGTCACCATCGCATCGCGCTGGCTTGCCGGTTTCGACGGCAGCCTCGCCGCCGCCGCCACGCATCGCGACGATATGGCCTTCTGGATGTATTCGTCCGGATCGACCGGCCGGCCGAAGGGCATCGTCCATCTCCAGCACGACATGGCCTATACGGCGGCGAGCTATGGCCGGCACGTGCTGGCTTTGCGCGAAGACGACATCTGCTTCTCGGTCCCGAAGATCTTCTTCGCCTATGGTCTCGGCAACTCGCTGACCTTCCCCTTTTCGGTCGGTGCGGCCTGCGTGCTCCTGCCGGGCCGGCCGGAGCCACGCGCCGTGCTCGATTGCATCACGCGCTATCGCCCGAGCGTCTTTTTCGGCCTGCCGACACTCTATACCGCGCTGGTCAATGCCGCCGAGGTTGAGCGGACCGACTTCTCCTCGCTCCGGCTCTGCGTCTCCGCGGCCGAGGTGCTGGCGAACGAGACCGCCGCTGCCTGGACGGCGATTGCCGGCCGCGACATCGTCGAAGGCCTCGGCTCGACCGAGGCGCTGCACATCTACCTGTCCAACCTGCCTGGCCGGCGAAAACCCGGCGCCGCCGGCCTGCGCGTGCCCGGCTACGAGGTCAGGCTGACCGATCGCGACGGCCGTGACGCCGGCGCGGGCGAGGAAGGCATCCTGTGGGTCCGGGGCGGCTCGAGCGCGCCACTCTATTGGAACCGCCCGGACAAGACCGCCGAGACGTTCCGCGACGGCTGGATCTGGACCGGCGACCGGTTTACCTGCGACGCCGACGGATTCTTCACCTTCAAGGGCCGCGCCGACGACCTGATCAAGGTGTCCGGACAATGGGTCTATCCGCTGGAGATCGAACTGGCGCTCGCCGATCACCCGGCGGTCCGCGAATGCGCGGTCATGGCGGTCGAACTGCCGGACCGGCGCATGACGCTGCACGCTTTCGTCGTTTCATCGGACGGCGCGACCGACGGCAGCCGCACCGCCGAACTTCAGGCCTATGTGAAGCAAAGGCTGTTGCCCTATAAATATCCGCGGCGCGTCGACTATCTCGACGAATTGCCGAAGACGGGCTCCGGCAAGATCGACCGCCAGGCGCTGCTGTCGCGGCCGCTCGGAAAGGCGTCCTGA
- a CDS encoding FAD-dependent monooxygenase, with protein sequence MRIAVLGAGPAGLVFATLWKRRHPGDELIVVEQNAADATFGFGVVFSDRALDFLREDDAETHALIAPRMQTWSDITLVHRGRSIAIDGIGFSAIGRLELLRLLQQRAGDVGVAPAYGRVVRSLDEFGPVDLIVGADGVNSLARRSRAAEFGPTMSHLDNRFAWYGVAKRFETLTQSFVETELGVFNAHHYRYQPDMSTFIIECDPETFARAGFAAMDEDASRGLCERVFAEALAGKPLISNRSVWRQFPKLRTQRWHAGNVALVGDALHTAHFSIGSGTRLAIEDVIALVKALEAQPGDVRAGLQAYEAARRPIVEKILRAADASAAWYERFRDHMRLPPFDFAMSYVTRSGRVDKDRLAAVAPRFVAAYDAAVAA encoded by the coding sequence ATGCGCATCGCTGTTCTGGGCGCCGGGCCTGCCGGCCTGGTCTTCGCCACCTTGTGGAAGCGCCGCCATCCCGGCGACGAGCTGATCGTCGTCGAACAAAACGCCGCCGATGCCACATTCGGCTTCGGCGTGGTGTTTTCCGATCGCGCTCTGGACTTCCTGCGCGAGGATGACGCCGAAACCCATGCGCTGATCGCGCCCCGGATGCAGACCTGGTCGGACATCACGCTGGTGCATCGCGGCCGGTCCATTGCCATTGACGGCATCGGCTTTTCCGCGATCGGCAGGCTGGAGCTCTTGCGCCTGCTGCAGCAGCGTGCCGGCGATGTCGGCGTCGCGCCGGCCTATGGGCGGGTGGTGCGCTCGCTCGACGAATTCGGTCCGGTCGACCTGATCGTCGGCGCCGACGGCGTCAATTCGCTCGCCCGGCGCAGCCGCGCGGCGGAATTCGGCCCGACCATGAGCCATCTCGACAACCGCTTCGCCTGGTATGGCGTGGCGAAACGCTTCGAGACGCTGACCCAGAGCTTCGTCGAAACCGAACTCGGCGTCTTCAATGCCCATCACTATCGCTATCAGCCGGACATGAGCACATTCATCATCGAGTGTGATCCTGAGACCTTTGCCCGGGCCGGGTTCGCGGCGATGGACGAGGACGCGTCGCGCGGCCTGTGCGAACGGGTCTTCGCCGAAGCGCTCGCCGGAAAGCCGCTGATCTCCAACCGGTCGGTCTGGCGGCAGTTCCCGAAGCTGCGCACCCAGCGCTGGCATGCCGGCAATGTGGCGCTGGTCGGCGACGCGCTGCATACCGCGCATTTCTCGATCGGCTCGGGCACGCGGCTGGCGATCGAGGACGTGATTGCCCTGGTCAAGGCGCTGGAGGCCCAACCGGGCGATGTCCGGGCCGGGCTTCAGGCCTATGAGGCGGCGCGCCGGCCGATCGTCGAGAAGATCTTGCGTGCCGCCGATGCGTCGGCCGCCTGGTACGAACGGTTCCGCGATCACATGCGGTTGCCGCCTTTCGACTTCGCCATGAGCTATGTGACGCGCTCGGGCCGGGTCGACAAGGATCGCCTGGCGGCCGTCGCGCCGCGTTTCGTCGCGGCCTATGACGCGGCGGTCGCGGCATGA
- a CDS encoding acyl-CoA thioesterase, which translates to MSEPGFQCRFTIEWGDCDEAGIVYYPRYLDLFDRTFQGFLRSRGLSQRVLRARFGIVGTAIVEAHAEFRGPATYDDELVAMASITAWHDRRFRIDYRLVRADKPIVTGYEDRAWVGRDPAGRLAGQPIPEAFRTAME; encoded by the coding sequence ATGTCGGAACCGGGCTTCCAGTGCCGTTTCACCATCGAATGGGGCGATTGCGACGAAGCCGGCATCGTCTATTACCCGCGCTATCTCGATCTCTTCGACCGGACCTTCCAGGGCTTCCTGCGCAGTCGCGGCCTGAGCCAGCGGGTGCTGCGCGCCCGTTTCGGCATCGTCGGCACGGCGATCGTCGAGGCCCACGCCGAATTCCGCGGACCCGCCACCTATGACGACGAACTCGTCGCCATGGCTTCGATCACGGCCTGGCACGACAGGCGCTTCCGGATCGACTACCGCCTCGTGCGGGCGGACAAACCGATCGTGACCGGTTACGAAGACCGGGCCTGGGTCGGCCGCGACCCGGCCGGCAGGCTCGCGGGACAGCCGATCCCCGAGGCGTTCAGAACGGCGATGGAGTGA
- a CDS encoding IclR family transcriptional regulator codes for MAIKPVAADDNADADAPRRGIGSADKAVDMLVALIEAGRAAPLRDLARATDMPASLAHRYLSSLVARRLARQDGATGFYDLGPLAIRLGAEALGRVDPLALAMEAMPALCDETGLTVLLNVLGDSGPVIVRWQRSRVPFMTTLAVGATLPLTQSATGRVLLAFLPARPVARLIERDTAAPGLAARLAQIRTRGYDTADSTVIPGLAAISAPVLDAQDEAVAALTLVGAGPDVRPLQQKAIDALMATCRHVSGQCGSDFLARLEGPA; via the coding sequence ATGGCGATCAAGCCGGTGGCGGCCGACGACAACGCCGATGCGGATGCGCCGCGCCGGGGCATCGGTTCAGCCGACAAGGCGGTCGACATGCTGGTGGCCCTGATCGAGGCCGGTCGGGCCGCGCCCTTGCGTGACCTGGCCCGGGCGACCGACATGCCGGCGAGCCTGGCGCACCGCTATCTCTCGAGCCTTGTCGCCCGCCGGCTCGCCCGCCAGGACGGCGCGACCGGCTTCTACGATCTCGGCCCGCTGGCCATCCGCCTGGGCGCCGAGGCGCTCGGCCGCGTCGATCCGCTGGCTCTGGCCATGGAAGCCATGCCGGCACTGTGCGACGAAACCGGCCTGACGGTCCTGCTCAACGTCCTCGGCGATAGCGGTCCGGTCATCGTGCGCTGGCAACGCAGCCGGGTGCCCTTCATGACGACGCTCGCCGTCGGCGCGACCTTGCCGCTGACCCAGTCGGCAACCGGGCGCGTGCTGCTGGCCTTCCTGCCGGCCAGGCCCGTCGCCAGGCTGATCGAGCGCGACACGGCTGCTCCCGGCCTCGCGGCGCGCCTCGCCCAGATCAGGACGCGGGGTTACGACACCGCCGATTCGACCGTCATTCCCGGCCTCGCGGCGATCAGCGCGCCGGTGCTCGACGCCCAGGACGAGGCGGTCGCGGCCCTCACCCTGGTCGGCGCCGGGCCGGACGTGCGTCCGCTGCAGCAAAAGGCGATCGACGCGCTGATGGCGACCTGCCGCCATGTTTCGGGTCAATGCGGCAGCGACTTCCTGGCAAGGCTCGAAGGACCGGCCTAG
- a CDS encoding MarR family winged helix-turn-helix transcriptional regulator, with product MSLPLLYAKPGYLIRRAQQIAVAIFLEETADLDLTPVQYAALYAIREHPGIDATRLAGLIAFDRPTVGGVLERLEGKGWILRSGSPSDKRIKLLALTPEGAALLEQAEPGVQRAQERILGPLKRADQDKLVALLIDLVTLNNEASRAPRRGFET from the coding sequence ATGTCGTTGCCGCTGCTCTACGCCAAGCCCGGCTATCTGATCCGCCGCGCGCAGCAAATCGCGGTCGCCATCTTCCTGGAGGAAACCGCCGATCTCGACCTGACGCCGGTTCAATATGCCGCGCTTTATGCCATTCGCGAGCATCCCGGCATCGACGCGACGCGGCTCGCCGGCCTGATCGCCTTCGATCGGCCAACCGTCGGCGGGGTGCTGGAACGGCTCGAGGGCAAAGGCTGGATCCTCCGCAGCGGCAGCCCCTCCGACAAGCGCATCAAGCTTTTGGCCCTGACGCCGGAAGGGGCCGCATTGCTCGAACAGGCCGAGCCCGGGGTCCAGAGGGCGCAGGAACGGATCCTCGGTCCGCTCAAGCGCGCCGATCAGGACAAGCTGGTGGCCTTGCTGATCGATCTCGTCACCCTCAACAACGAAGCGTCGCGCGCGCCGCGCCGGGGCTTCGAGACCTAG
- the maiA gene encoding maleylacetoacetate isomerase, which produces MVLHGYFRSSASYRVRIALNLKGLQAAQVAHHLRKGEQNAEAYLALNPQGLVPTLETDDGGLLTQSLAIIDWLEELRPSPPLLPSDPWRRVRAKAFALAIACDIHPVQNLKVLARLRRLGIAEAEVQAWAASVNRDGLTACAALLDGEPGPFCFGERPTLADICLVPQLANARRFGVAVEAFPRLIAIEQACAGLAAFRDAAPDRQPDAE; this is translated from the coding sequence ATGGTGCTGCACGGCTATTTCCGCAGTTCGGCGAGCTACCGGGTGCGCATCGCGCTCAATCTCAAGGGGCTCCAGGCCGCCCAGGTGGCGCATCACCTGCGCAAGGGCGAACAGAATGCCGAGGCTTATCTCGCGCTGAACCCGCAAGGGCTGGTGCCGACGCTCGAAACCGATGACGGCGGGCTCCTGACCCAGTCGCTGGCGATCATCGACTGGCTGGAGGAGTTGAGGCCGTCGCCGCCGCTTCTGCCCTCGGATCCCTGGCGGCGGGTACGGGCGAAAGCGTTCGCGCTTGCGATCGCCTGCGACATCCATCCGGTGCAGAACCTGAAGGTGCTGGCGCGGCTGCGCCGGCTCGGCATCGCCGAAGCCGAGGTCCAGGCCTGGGCGGCCAGCGTCAATCGAGACGGGCTCACCGCCTGCGCGGCGCTGCTCGACGGCGAGCCGGGCCCGTTCTGCTTCGGTGAACGGCCGACACTCGCCGATATCTGTCTCGTTCCGCAGCTCGCCAATGCCCGGCGGTTCGGCGTGGCGGTCGAGGCTTTCCCGCGGCTGATCGCCATCGAACAGGCTTGCGCCGGCCTCGCCGCCTTCCGCGACGCAGCACCCGATCGGCAGCCGGACGCCGAGTGA
- the gtdA gene encoding gentisate 1,2-dioxygenase produces the protein MSIAPLETPARRAFYDKIDKSSMTALWTVLGALITPEPKSACVPHLWRFADIRAAMIEAGSLITAKEAERRVLILENPGLRGRSSITTSLYAGVQLILPGEVAPAHKHAQSALRFVLEGSGAHTAVNGERTRMEVGDFVITPSDAWHDHGNETDAPMFWLDGLDIPLIQFLDVSFIEHHGDDAQALTRPEGDSLARFGANMLPVDQTSGSLTSPIFNYPYARSREALDQMRRARQWDPCHGLKMRYVNPQTGDHAMPTIGAFLQLLPKGFVSSRYRSTDATVFTPVEGRGRSTIGDTVVEWGPKDIFVVPSWKPVVHEASEDAVLFSFSDRPVQEKLGVLREDRGNA, from the coding sequence ATGTCCATCGCACCTCTCGAAACCCCGGCGCGGCGCGCCTTCTACGACAAGATCGACAAGTCGAGCATGACCGCGCTGTGGACCGTGCTCGGCGCGCTGATCACGCCGGAGCCGAAATCGGCTTGCGTGCCGCATCTCTGGCGTTTCGCCGATATTCGCGCGGCCATGATCGAAGCCGGCAGCCTGATCACCGCGAAAGAGGCGGAGCGGCGCGTGCTGATCCTGGAAAACCCCGGGCTGCGCGGCAGATCGAGCATCACCACCTCGCTTTATGCCGGCGTGCAGCTGATCCTGCCGGGCGAAGTCGCGCCAGCCCACAAACACGCCCAGTCGGCGCTGCGTTTCGTGCTCGAAGGCTCGGGCGCCCATACCGCCGTCAATGGCGAGCGGACCCGCATGGAGGTCGGCGATTTCGTCATCACGCCCTCCGACGCCTGGCACGACCACGGCAACGAGACCGACGCACCGATGTTCTGGCTCGACGGGCTCGACATCCCGCTGATCCAGTTTCTCGATGTCTCCTTCATCGAGCACCACGGCGACGATGCACAGGCGCTGACCCGGCCCGAGGGCGATTCTTTGGCTCGCTTCGGCGCCAACATGCTGCCGGTCGACCAGACGTCGGGCAGCCTGACCTCGCCGATCTTCAATTACCCCTATGCCCGCTCGCGCGAAGCGCTGGACCAGATGCGGCGCGCCCGCCAATGGGACCCCTGCCACGGCCTGAAGATGCGCTACGTCAATCCTCAGACCGGCGACCATGCCATGCCGACCATTGGCGCCTTCCTGCAATTGCTGCCGAAAGGTTTCGTCTCCAGCCGCTATCGCTCGACCGACGCCACCGTCTTCACCCCGGTCGAGGGCCGCGGCCGCTCGACCATTGGCGACACCGTGGTCGAATGGGGGCCGAAGGACATCTTCGTGGTGCCGAGCTGGAAACCCGTGGTGCACGAGGCGAGCGAAGACGCGGTGCTGTTCAGCTTCTCCGACCGGCCGGTGCAGGAAAAGCTCGGCGTCTTGCGTGAAGACCGCGGCAACGCCTGA
- a CDS encoding fumarylacetoacetate hydrolase family protein: protein MPDFVLAPPPVPSVAVAGGKRFAVRRIFCVGRNYAAHAREMGKDPAREPPFFFLKPADTVVDDGAAIAYPPETRNFHYEIELVVAIGRDGADIPEAEALAHVWGYGVGIDLTRRDLQLAARDAGRPWDWGKGFDRSAPIAPLRAASAIGHPARGRIWLKVNGQVKQDQDIADLIWSVPEIIAIASRSMALKAGDLIMTGTPAGVGPVVAGDRITGGIDGLGEIAVTIAAGGP from the coding sequence ATGCCCGACTTCGTCCTTGCGCCGCCGCCCGTCCCCTCCGTCGCGGTCGCCGGCGGCAAACGCTTCGCGGTGCGCCGGATTTTCTGCGTCGGGCGCAACTATGCCGCCCATGCCCGTGAAATGGGCAAGGACCCGGCGCGCGAACCGCCGTTTTTCTTCCTCAAACCCGCCGACACGGTGGTCGATGACGGCGCGGCCATCGCCTATCCGCCGGAGACCCGCAATTTCCACTACGAGATCGAGCTGGTCGTCGCCATTGGCCGGGACGGCGCCGATATCCCCGAGGCCGAGGCCCTGGCCCATGTCTGGGGTTATGGCGTCGGCATCGACCTGACCCGGCGCGACCTGCAGCTTGCCGCCCGCGACGCCGGCCGCCCCTGGGACTGGGGCAAGGGTTTCGACCGCTCGGCACCGATCGCGCCGCTGCGTGCCGCCTCGGCCATTGGCCACCCGGCCCGTGGCCGCATCTGGCTCAAGGTCAACGGCCAGGTGAAACAGGACCAGGACATCGCCGATCTCATCTGGTCGGTGCCCGAGATCATCGCCATCGCCTCGCGCTCGATGGCGCTGAAGGCCGGCGACCTGATCATGACCGGGACACCGGCCGGCGTCGGCCCGGTGGTCGCCGGCGACCGCATCACCGGCGGCATCGACGGCCTCGGCGAAATTGCCGTCACGATCGCGGCCGGCGGGCCGTGA
- a CDS encoding ABC transporter substrate-binding protein: MKSTIAALALASLMPHLTPLAAQAQEPPRTPIKIGFVSTFSGPSGQLGQELLLGFRLGIASVGGQLGGRPVEIIEGDDQAKPDVGRQLVDKMIESNRVQIITGINFSNVLLAVAKPALDAGAFVISVNAGPSQLAGRGCHPRFFAAAFQNDTSAEAMGLHLTAKGVRRVYLMAPNYPAGRDYLNGFKRTFKGEIVGEVYTAFGQLDYAAEIAQLRAAGPEAVFFFYPGGMGINFVKQYAQAGLRAAVPLYGPSFSLDQTVLPAIGDAALGAFASSFWSESLDNAASRKFVADFEAAHGRIPAPYAAQGYDAARLIDAALKSIGGRIEDKAAFQRALETVTFDTVRGRFRFNTNHFPIQDFYLNEIVKDDRGRLVMGLRERIVADYPDAYAGECRMRPATN; encoded by the coding sequence ATGAAATCCACCATCGCCGCGCTGGCGCTCGCCAGCCTCATGCCTCATCTCACACCCCTTGCCGCCCAAGCACAGGAACCGCCCCGGACCCCGATCAAGATCGGTTTCGTCTCGACCTTTTCCGGTCCTTCCGGCCAGCTCGGCCAGGAGCTCCTGCTCGGCTTTCGCCTCGGTATCGCCAGCGTCGGCGGTCAGCTCGGCGGCCGGCCGGTGGAGATCATCGAGGGCGACGATCAGGCCAAACCCGATGTCGGCCGCCAGCTCGTCGACAAGATGATCGAGAGCAATCGTGTCCAGATCATCACCGGCATCAATTTCTCCAACGTCCTTCTGGCGGTGGCCAAACCGGCGCTGGATGCCGGCGCCTTCGTCATCAGCGTCAATGCCGGCCCCTCGCAGCTCGCCGGCCGAGGTTGCCACCCGCGCTTCTTCGCCGCGGCGTTCCAGAACGACACCTCGGCCGAAGCCATGGGCTTGCATCTCACCGCCAAGGGCGTCCGCCGCGTCTACCTGATGGCGCCGAACTATCCGGCCGGCCGGGATTATCTCAACGGCTTCAAGCGCACCTTCAAGGGCGAGATCGTCGGCGAGGTCTATACCGCCTTCGGCCAGCTCGATTACGCCGCCGAGATCGCCCAGTTGCGGGCGGCCGGCCCGGAAGCCGTGTTCTTTTTCTATCCTGGCGGCATGGGCATCAATTTCGTCAAGCAATATGCCCAGGCCGGCCTGCGCGCCGCCGTCCCGCTTTATGGCCCGTCCTTCTCGCTGGACCAGACCGTGCTGCCGGCGATCGGCGACGCCGCACTCGGCGCCTTCGCCTCGAGCTTCTGGAGCGAAAGCCTGGACAATGCCGCGAGCCGCAAGTTCGTCGCCGATTTCGAGGCGGCGCATGGCCGGATCCCGGCGCCCTACGCTGCCCAAGGATACGACGCCGCCCGGCTGATCGATGCCGCGCTGAAGTCGATCGGCGGCCGGATCGAGGACAAGGCCGCGTTCCAGCGCGCGCTGGAAACCGTGACGTTCGACACGGTCAGGGGTCGCTTCCGGTTCAACACCAACCACTTCCCGATCCAGGATTTCTACCTGAACGAGATCGTCAAGGACGACCGCGGCCGCCTGGTCATGGGCCTGCGCGAGCGCATCGTGGCGGATTATCCGGATGCCTATGCCGGTGAGTGCCGCATGCGGCCGGCGACCAACTGA
- a CDS encoding branched-chain amino acid ABC transporter permease — protein sequence MTFALFAEQLLNGVQLGVMLFLMSAGLTLVFGIMNLINLAHGALYMLGAFIAAAVANASGSFLLGVLVAVPATGLIGAVLEMTLLRHFYARSHLDQVLVTFGLILVSNEVVKLIWGAVPLRFALPPMLDGAVEIFPGVAYPMFRLAILALGLVVAVALYLVIMKTRIGMWVRAGASDRAMAAALGVDVNRVFVLVFAAGSALAGLAGIMAGPILAVQVGMGEPILILALVVTVIGGIGSIKGAFIAALAIGLIDTFGRVLLSPALGSMAIFMAMAVILAWRPKGLFPVHG from the coding sequence ATGACCTTTGCCCTCTTCGCCGAGCAATTGCTCAACGGCGTCCAGCTCGGCGTGATGCTGTTCCTGATGTCGGCCGGACTGACCCTGGTCTTCGGCATCATGAACCTGATCAACCTCGCCCATGGCGCGCTCTACATGCTCGGCGCCTTCATCGCGGCGGCGGTCGCCAATGCCAGCGGCTCTTTCCTGCTGGGCGTGCTTGTCGCGGTCCCCGCGACCGGCCTCATCGGCGCGGTCCTGGAAATGACCTTGCTCCGGCATTTTTATGCCCGCTCGCATCTCGACCAGGTGCTGGTCACCTTCGGCCTGATCCTGGTGTCGAACGAAGTGGTCAAGCTGATCTGGGGCGCGGTGCCGCTGCGCTTCGCCCTGCCGCCCATGCTGGACGGCGCGGTCGAGATCTTTCCGGGCGTTGCCTACCCGATGTTCCGCCTGGCCATCCTGGCGCTCGGCCTCGTCGTCGCCGTCGCGCTCTACCTGGTGATCATGAAGACCCGGATCGGCATGTGGGTGCGCGCCGGCGCCAGCGACCGCGCCATGGCGGCGGCGCTCGGCGTCGACGTCAACAGGGTCTTCGTCCTGGTCTTCGCGGCGGGTTCGGCGCTCGCCGGCCTCGCCGGCATCATGGCCGGGCCGATCCTGGCGGTGCAGGTCGGCATGGGCGAGCCGATCCTGATCCTGGCCCTGGTGGTCACCGTCATCGGCGGCATCGGTTCGATCAAGGGCGCTTTCATCGCGGCTCTGGCCATTGGCCTGATCGACACGTTCGGCCGCGTTCTCCTGTCCCCCGCGCTCGGCAGCATGGCGATCTTCATGGCCATGGCCGTCATCCTCGCCTGGCGCCCCAAAGGATTGTTCCCGGTTCATGGCTGA
- a CDS encoding branched-chain amino acid ABC transporter permease: MADTALPAIDRPGPRQVLRAGPWLKLWPVLLVLLALATVPVVATAAGEPFLIRVFTRIVIFALAAAGLNLVLGFGGLVSLAHASLFGIGGYVVAILAQHEAEAEPFGFAPLLLSGTSDLMISVPLAVLASGLVAAAMGIVAIRTGGAYFIMITLAFNQMLYYFFVALQRYGGEDGLQILGSLHLAGLDVANRVHFYYACLVLLGLVLVATQRLVDSRFGMVLRATAQNERRVVAVGLAPLSYKLVAFALSGAIAGLAGALMAVGQQFISPVDMAWIRSGDLVVICVMGGLTVVVGPVIGAAVFLMLELVLSSYTSHWHLPFGIIVIGLAVVLRGGLADLPRRIAGKFGRGERP, translated from the coding sequence ATGGCTGACACGGCTCTTCCTGCGATCGACCGCCCGGGCCCCCGGCAAGTTCTTCGAGCCGGGCCCTGGCTGAAGCTCTGGCCGGTCCTGCTGGTCCTGCTGGCGCTGGCCACCGTGCCCGTGGTGGCAACCGCCGCCGGCGAACCTTTCCTGATCCGGGTGTTCACCCGCATCGTCATCTTCGCGCTCGCCGCCGCCGGGCTGAACCTGGTGCTCGGCTTCGGCGGCCTGGTCAGCCTGGCCCATGCGAGCCTGTTCGGCATTGGCGGTTATGTCGTCGCGATCCTGGCCCAGCACGAGGCGGAAGCGGAACCTTTCGGCTTCGCTCCGCTGCTCCTGTCAGGCACCAGCGATCTGATGATCTCGGTGCCGCTGGCGGTGCTCGCCTCCGGTCTCGTCGCGGCCGCGATGGGCATCGTCGCGATCCGGACCGGCGGCGCCTATTTCATCATGATCACCCTCGCCTTCAATCAGATGCTCTATTATTTCTTCGTGGCGCTGCAGCGTTACGGCGGCGAGGACGGCCTGCAGATCCTCGGCAGCCTGCATCTGGCCGGCCTCGACGTCGCCAACCGGGTGCATTTTTATTACGCCTGCCTGGTCCTGCTCGGCCTCGTGCTGGTCGCCACGCAGCGTCTGGTCGACAGCCGCTTCGGCATGGTGTTGCGCGCCACCGCCCAGAACGAGCGGCGGGTCGTCGCGGTCGGCCTTGCGCCGCTCAGCTACAAGCTCGTGGCTTTCGCGCTGTCCGGCGCGATCGCAGGCCTTGCCGGCGCGCTGATGGCGGTCGGCCAGCAATTCATCAGCCCGGTCGACATGGCCTGGATCCGCTCGGGCGACCTGGTGGTCATCTGCGTCATGGGCGGGCTCACCGTGGTGGTCGGGCCGGTGATCGGCGCCGCGGTGTTCCTGATGCTCGAACTCGTCCTGTCGAGCTATACGAGCCATTGGCACCTGCCCTTCGGCATCATCGTCATCGGGCTCGCGGTGGTCCTGCGCGGCGGCCTGGCCGACCTGCCCAGACGCATCGCCGGCAAGTTCGGCCGGGGAGAGCGGCCATGA